The following proteins are co-located in the Desulfobacterales bacterium genome:
- a CDS encoding DEAD/DEAH box helicase family protein: MNKKSLSERVICSKYITPALQEAGWDLHTQIREEVTFTNGRVIVKGQVAARGKAKRADYILYYKPNIPVAVIEAKDNNHAVGSGMQQALDYADILDVPFVFSSNGDGFLFHDRSSTGDQTETELTLSGFPSPGVLWQRYCAYKDIEHTDLSIVKQDYYTDVTRKTPRYYQRIAINRTIEAIARGQNRILLVMATGTGKTFTAFQIIWRLWKARAKKRILFLADRNILVDQTMVNDFKPFGSAMTKIKNRQVDKSYEIYLALYQAVSGTEDFQNIYKDFSRDFFDLVIIDECHRGSAAEDSAWREILEYFSSATQIGMTATPKETKYVSNIHYFGEPVYVYSLKQGINDGFLAPYKVIRIDLDRDLTGWRPESGKCDKYGQEIEDRIYNQKDYDKQLVLEKRTLLVAKKVSEFLKAIDRWAKTIVFCEDIDHAERMRQALVNENPDLAGANNKYIMRITGDSQEGKLELDNFIMPDSDYPVIATTSRLLSTGVDVQTCKLIALDRVINSMTEFKQIIGRGTRIHEDYGKYFFSIMDFKKATELFADPQFDGEPVQIYEPGPEEPPVPPDPPPGEGGQDGDDEGVIIDPPEPTPGRMKYFVHDVEVNIVAERIQYYGKDGKLVTESIKDYTKKTVKKDYASMAEFLKRWSAAERKKAVIEELEEEGVLFTPLTEAVGKDYDPFDLICHVVYDQPPLTRRERAENVRKNNYFTKYGEKAGKVLEALIQKYADEGIENIEDMNVLRLKPINELGTPVEIIQSFGGRDKYINAVRELEEEIYSAA, translated from the coding sequence ATGAATAAAAAGTCTTTGAGCGAAAGGGTTATCTGCAGCAAATACATTACGCCGGCGCTGCAGGAAGCAGGCTGGGATTTGCATACCCAGATCCGCGAGGAAGTGACCTTTACCAACGGCCGGGTGATTGTAAAAGGGCAGGTGGCGGCCAGAGGCAAAGCCAAACGGGCGGATTACATTCTTTATTATAAACCAAATATCCCGGTGGCTGTCATTGAGGCAAAGGATAACAATCACGCCGTCGGTTCAGGCATGCAGCAGGCCCTGGATTATGCCGACATATTGGATGTGCCTTTTGTATTCAGCTCAAACGGAGACGGCTTTTTATTTCATGACCGGAGCAGCACCGGCGACCAAACAGAAACCGAGCTGACACTTTCGGGATTTCCTTCGCCTGGTGTCTTGTGGCAGCGGTATTGTGCATATAAAGATATCGAACATACCGACCTCTCAATTGTTAAGCAGGACTATTATACGGATGTTACCCGAAAAACCCCGCGCTATTATCAACGTATCGCCATTAACCGAACCATCGAAGCCATTGCCAGGGGGCAGAACCGGATTCTTTTGGTCATGGCCACCGGCACCGGTAAAACCTTCACCGCCTTTCAGATTATCTGGCGGTTGTGGAAGGCCCGGGCCAAAAAGCGGATTTTATTTCTGGCGGATCGCAATATCCTGGTGGATCAAACCATGGTCAATGATTTTAAACCATTCGGCTCGGCCATGACCAAGATCAAAAACCGGCAGGTGGACAAGTCTTATGAGATTTACCTGGCGCTTTATCAAGCGGTTAGCGGCACCGAGGACTTCCAGAATATTTATAAGGATTTTTCCCGCGATTTTTTTGATTTGGTGATTATCGACGAATGCCACCGCGGCAGCGCGGCAGAAGATTCCGCATGGCGGGAAATCCTTGAATATTTTTCTTCCGCCACCCAGATCGGCATGACCGCAACACCCAAAGAAACCAAGTATGTCTCAAACATCCATTATTTCGGCGAACCCGTTTATGTCTATTCCCTGAAGCAAGGCATTAATGATGGATTCCTGGCGCCCTACAAAGTCATTCGGATCGATCTGGATAGAGACCTGACCGGCTGGCGGCCGGAAAGCGGCAAATGCGACAAATACGGCCAGGAGATTGAAGACCGGATTTATAACCAGAAGGATTATGATAAGCAGCTTGTCTTGGAAAAGCGCACCCTGCTCGTGGCGAAAAAGGTTTCCGAATTTTTGAAAGCTATAGACCGCTGGGCCAAGACCATCGTATTCTGTGAAGACATTGACCATGCCGAGCGGATGCGCCAGGCCCTTGTAAATGAAAACCCGGACCTGGCAGGTGCCAACAATAAATACATTATGCGAATCACCGGTGACAGTCAGGAAGGAAAGCTTGAGCTGGACAATTTTATCATGCCGGACAGCGACTATCCGGTGATCGCCACCACTTCCCGCCTGCTGTCCACCGGCGTGGACGTGCAGACCTGCAAGCTGATCGCCCTTGACCGGGTGATTAATTCCATGACCGAGTTCAAGCAGATCATCGGCCGGGGCACCCGCATACACGAAGATTACGGCAAGTACTTTTTTTCAATCATGGATTTTAAAAAAGCCACCGAGCTTTTTGCCGACCCCCAGTTTGACGGCGAGCCGGTGCAAATTTATGAGCCCGGCCCGGAAGAGCCGCCGGTGCCGCCCGATCCGCCGCCGGGCGAGGGCGGGCAAGACGGCGATGATGAAGGCGTCATTATTGACCCGCCTGAGCCAACCCCCGGCCGGATGAAATATTTTGTCCATGATGTTGAAGTCAATATCGTTGCCGAGCGCATTCAGTATTACGGAAAAGACGGCAAGCTGGTAACCGAATCCATCAAGGATTACACCAAAAAGACGGTTAAAAAAGATTATGCCTCAATGGCCGAGTTTCTGAAACGCTGGTCTGCTGCTGAGCGAAAAAAGGCGGTGATTGAAGAGCTTGAGGAAGAAGGCGTTTTGTTTACGCCTTTGACAGAGGCCGTGGGTAAAGACTATGATCCGTTTGATTTGATCTGCCATGTTGTCTATGACCAGCCGCCCCTGACCCGGCGGGAACGCGCCGAGAATGTGCGCAAAAATAATTATTTCACCAAGTACGGCGAGAAGGCGGGCAAAGTCCTTGAGGCATTAATTCAAAAATACGCGGATGAAGGCATAGAAAACATTGAAGACATGAACGTCCTGCGGTTGAAACCCATAAATGAGCTTGGCACGCCGGTTGAGATCATCCAAAGCTTCGGCGGCCGCGATAAATACATAAATGCAGTCCGGGAGCTGGAAGAGGAAATCTACAGCGCCGCATAA
- a CDS encoding PAS domain S-box protein: protein MNKKTNHKKNGPTARNGARANTDAPIDEQFREIEEYLDTLIYQSPAVICAHRIGDDQWEITYVSDNIEGVLGFDPAELAGAFKQWQSCVHPDDIDDLIERMRRAKPRDDRREYEYRFRDKNGKYHWLYDQQKVVSDADQPIEILSAFWDITERKELELALRESRARFAQMAEQNRTVIWEVDSNGLFTYVSHVAETLYGYPPEEIMGQRHFYDLHPETGREAFKTSVFKIFEEKRSFKDLEHKFLSKTGELIWISTTGLPVLNDDGTLAGYRGSDTDITSRKRAEIELRESEKKFRVLSNDLPALICEFLPDGTLTFVNKAYCEYFGMSARKLIGRQFLDFLPPEKRKSAKEKYMALTPRQPVAVSEFKTTRHDMPRWLEWRNRAIFDESGQAVKFQGIGLDISERKEREKQLRETSRFHEAAAELATAIANMRIDSMDEGIQQCLAILGNYLSAQQGYIFSSDFENSMWTKTHEWCDKGDPSQTIPFRHLAFDTFPGLVERFARGERIALASRAELPETMNSAWERLLKKQVKALIMQPMLVDGQLIGFLAFFDTAEERVFTDTDHGLLSLAADNFAATFARQKLFLREEKANQELKRAVERANKLATTDDLTGLWNRRYFMDALAREIERARRYGHVFSLLTLDIDYFKHINDTFGHAAGDMVLQHMAEILRNSLRHPDVAARIGGEEFSLILPNTGLDDALTLAERLRWSIEKTPAAYQDREIFYTVSIGAAAYHPNIRDKDELLRLADKALYRAKDEGRNRVETEKS, encoded by the coding sequence ATGAACAAAAAAACCAATCATAAAAAAAATGGTCCAACAGCCCGGAACGGGGCGCGGGCAAACACTGACGCCCCGATTGATGAACAATTCCGGGAAATCGAGGAATATCTCGACACCCTTATCTATCAGTCGCCTGCAGTTATATGCGCCCACCGGATCGGCGATGATCAATGGGAAATAACCTACGTAAGCGATAATATCGAAGGCGTTCTTGGATTTGACCCGGCCGAGCTTGCGGGCGCTTTCAAGCAATGGCAAAGCTGCGTGCACCCGGATGATATTGACGATCTCATTGAGCGCATGCGCCGGGCCAAACCCCGGGATGATCGGCGGGAATATGAATACCGGTTCAGGGATAAAAACGGCAAATACCACTGGCTTTATGATCAGCAGAAGGTTGTATCCGATGCAGACCAACCAATTGAAATCTTAAGCGCTTTCTGGGATATTACCGAGCGCAAAGAGCTGGAACTGGCCCTGCGGGAGAGCCGGGCGCGCTTTGCCCAGATGGCTGAACAAAACCGGACGGTAATCTGGGAAGTGGATTCAAACGGGCTTTTTACCTATGTCAGCCATGTGGCGGAAACCTTATATGGCTATCCGCCGGAAGAAATCATGGGGCAACGGCATTTCTACGACCTGCATCCCGAGACCGGACGCGAGGCGTTTAAAACATCGGTATTTAAAATCTTTGAGGAAAAAAGATCATTTAAGGACCTGGAACACAAATTCCTGTCCAAAACCGGCGAACTGATATGGATTTCCACCACCGGCTTGCCGGTTTTAAATGATGACGGCACCCTGGCCGGCTATCGCGGCAGCGATACGGATATTACCAGCCGCAAGCGGGCAGAGATTGAGCTTCGGGAGAGCGAGAAGAAATTCCGGGTACTGTCAAATGATCTGCCCGCCCTGATCTGTGAGTTTCTGCCGGACGGCACACTTACCTTTGTTAACAAAGCCTATTGCGAATACTTCGGCATGTCCGCCAGAAAGCTGATCGGCCGTCAGTTTCTGGATTTTCTCCCGCCAGAAAAACGCAAATCCGCAAAAGAAAAATACATGGCATTAACCCCCCGGCAGCCGGTGGCGGTCAGCGAGTTCAAAACCACCCGGCACGACATGCCCCGCTGGCTTGAATGGCGGAACCGGGCGATCTTTGATGAGTCCGGGCAGGCCGTCAAATTCCAGGGGATCGGCCTTGATATCTCCGAACGCAAGGAGCGGGAAAAACAGCTCCGGGAAACCAGCCGGTTTCATGAGGCGGCGGCTGAGCTGGCCACGGCCATCGCCAACATGCGGATTGATTCAATGGACGAAGGCATTCAGCAGTGCCTGGCCATCTTGGGCAATTATCTGTCCGCCCAGCAGGGCTATATATTCAGCAGCGATTTTGAAAACAGCATGTGGACTAAAACCCATGAATGGTGCGATAAGGGCGATCCCTCGCAGACGATACCCTTCCGGCATCTGGCATTTGATACCTTTCCCGGGCTTGTGGAACGGTTTGCCCGCGGGGAAAGAATCGCCTTAGCGAGCCGGGCGGAGCTTCCCGAGACAATGAATTCCGCCTGGGAGCGGCTTTTAAAAAAACAGGTGAAGGCCCTGATTATGCAGCCCATGCTGGTGGACGGGCAGCTGATCGGGTTTCTCGCATTTTTTGATACGGCTGAGGAACGCGTTTTCACGGACACGGACCATGGACTGCTAAGCCTTGCCGCGGACAACTTTGCCGCCACCTTTGCCCGCCAAAAACTGTTTCTGCGGGAGGAAAAGGCCAATCAAGAGCTCAAACGCGCCGTCGAACGGGCCAACAAGCTCGCCACCACCGACGACCTCACCGGTCTATGGAACCGCCGGTATTTTATGGATGCCCTTGCCAGAGAGATTGAGCGCGCCAGGCGATATGGCCACGTGTTTTCACTTTTGACGCTTGATATCGATTATTTCAAGCATATCAATGACACTTTCGGCCATGCAGCTGGGGATATGGTTTTACAGCACATGGCGGAAATTTTGAGAAACAGTCTCCGGCACCCGGATGTTGCTGCCCGGATAGGGGGCGAGGAATTCAGCCTGATTTTGCCGAATACCGGCCTCGACGACGCCCTGACCCTGGCTGAACGGCTGCGATGGAGCATTGAAAAAACCCCCGCCGCATACCAAGACCGGGAAATATTTTATACGGTCAGCATCGGCGCGGCCGCCTACCATCCAAATATTCGCGATAAGGATGAACTGCTGCGCCTGGCGGATAAAGCATTATACCGGGCCAAGGATGAGGGCCGGAACCGGGTGGAAACAGAAAAAAGTTAA
- a CDS encoding ATP-binding protein, protein MKLKTHFLIIVLVVVFGLASISGLSGYLLSTVKNLKDAEAICHDAMHTLMDLQRLTNEMLSAETLDNTFAEWRRNYRTLQDRLRQLAASSSINALLKTEEQQAMIKSMNAFWETTQGRLDRVDRQLTAYFQKPNASRDGLIYQYMDSGDYQVLALKNSVDTAVLFLGSQFEAKLATLSKMVEQEINHRMNTTVKQIILMSLLIGMIVCTILVAFLLQLNQSFSAWRQAMDSLGRGGFPEKLKAPGKDEISAMSTAINLTADNLRAIHKELNKRIEELSATKEAAESANRSKSLFLANMSHELKTPLNAIIGFSQLISQNSSLGTEQKKQLASVNRNGRHLLALINEVLTMAKIEAGRIPLNEQATDIRHLMEDLREMFASMAEAKGLKFEYFLAPDIPRLIKADSVKLRQVLINLVQNALKFTESGNIQVSVAKENEMAAGRESHRVRFTIEDTGCGIATDYLDDIFEAFVQGENKGKKLNGAGLGLSISRKYVELMGGELTAKSALGQGSVFLFSITLVPAEAAAEAAGDAHDRVASDYLVAVPDKTGAPPNRLPAEQIAHVPENLLIEMETAARRAEMESLHALIAKIKAYDAHMAARFAELVDNFAYDKILQLIRADRR, encoded by the coding sequence ATGAAGCTAAAGACCCACTTTTTAATCATCGTCCTGGTGGTGGTATTCGGACTGGCCAGCATATCGGGACTTTCCGGTTATCTGCTGTCAACCGTGAAAAATTTAAAAGATGCCGAAGCCATCTGCCATGATGCCATGCATACGCTGATGGATCTGCAGCGGCTGACGAACGAGATGCTCTCCGCTGAAACCCTGGACAATACATTTGCCGAATGGCGCAGAAATTACCGCACGCTTCAGGATCGGCTGAGACAACTCGCCGCATCATCATCTATCAACGCGCTGCTTAAAACCGAAGAACAGCAGGCCATGATAAAGTCCATGAATGCGTTCTGGGAAACTACCCAGGGCCGGCTCGACCGGGTAGACCGCCAGCTGACAGCCTATTTTCAAAAACCTAATGCCTCAAGGGACGGACTTATCTATCAGTATATGGACTCCGGGGATTATCAGGTGCTGGCCCTCAAAAACAGTGTGGATACCGCCGTCTTATTTTTAGGCTCACAATTTGAAGCCAAGCTTGCCACACTTAGTAAAATGGTGGAGCAGGAAATCAATCACCGGATGAACACCACCGTCAAACAAATTATTCTGATGAGTCTTTTGATCGGGATGATTGTGTGCACCATCCTTGTGGCTTTTCTCCTGCAGTTAAACCAGAGCTTTTCCGCCTGGCGCCAGGCCATGGACTCCCTCGGCCGGGGCGGTTTTCCGGAAAAGCTGAAAGCTCCGGGTAAAGATGAAATCAGTGCCATGTCCACTGCCATTAATTTAACCGCGGATAATCTGAGGGCCATTCATAAGGAACTTAACAAGCGGATTGAAGAGCTGTCTGCGACCAAGGAAGCGGCTGAATCCGCCAACCGCTCCAAAAGCCTGTTTCTGGCCAACATGAGCCATGAGCTGAAAACCCCGCTTAATGCGATCATCGGTTTTTCCCAGCTCATATCCCAAAACAGCAGTCTGGGGACGGAGCAAAAAAAGCAGCTGGCCAGTGTCAACAGAAACGGCCGGCACCTGCTGGCGCTTATTAATGAGGTGCTCACCATGGCCAAAATCGAGGCCGGCCGGATTCCATTGAATGAGCAGGCGACAGATATCCGGCATCTGATGGAAGATTTAAGGGAAATGTTTGCATCCATGGCTGAGGCCAAAGGGCTTAAATTTGAGTATTTTCTGGCGCCGGATATACCCCGCCTGATAAAGGCTGACAGTGTTAAACTCCGGCAGGTGTTGATCAATCTGGTTCAGAATGCTTTGAAGTTTACGGAAAGCGGAAATATTCAGGTTTCTGTCGCAAAGGAAAACGAGATGGCGGCCGGCCGGGAAAGCCATAGGGTGCGCTTTACGATTGAGGATACGGGGTGCGGAATTGCCACGGATTATCTGGATGACATATTCGAGGCGTTCGTGCAGGGCGAAAACAAGGGGAAAAAATTAAATGGCGCGGGTCTTGGGCTTTCCATCAGCAGAAAATATGTAGAGCTCATGGGCGGCGAATTGACAGCAAAAAGCGCGTTGGGCCAGGGCAGTGTTTTTTTATTTTCAATTACCCTGGTGCCGGCTGAAGCTGCGGCGGAAGCGGCTGGTGATGCCCATGACCGGGTGGCTTCGGATTATCTGGTAGCCGTGCCGGACAAAACCGGCGCCCCGCCGAATCGTTTGCCTGCCGAGCAAATCGCCCATGTTCCGGAGAACCTGCTCATTGAGATGGAAACCGCTGCCCGTCGGGCGGAAATGGAGTCGCTGCATGCGCTTATTGCAAAGATAAAGGCATATGACGCGCATATGGCCGCACGTTTTGCAGAACTGGTGGACAATTTCGCCTATGATAAAATCCTGCAGCTGATCCGGGCGGATAGACGTTGA
- a CDS encoding class I SAM-dependent DNA methyltransferase encodes MNISTTIKAIQDIMRKDVGVDGDAQRISQMVWMIFLKIFDDREQELEVLDDNYQSPIPAHLRWRNWAHDPEGMTGEELEEFVNNQLFPGLKEIAVSSETDRKALLIRDIFQGAYNYMKSGTLMRQVINKLNEIDFNRSEDRHLFGDIYEQILKDLQSAGNAGEYYTPRAVTQFMVDMTDPKLGKTVLDPACGTGGFLTCAIEHMRKHDVSTVDDEIRLQNSIYGVEKKPLPHLLCTTNMLLHGIDVPVQIRHDNTLARPLKDYSKKERVDVVVTNPPFGGMEEDGIEANFPKKFQTRETADLFLVLLMHLLKEGGRAGIVLPDGTLFGEGVKTRIKEKLLSECNLHTIVRLPNGVFNPYTGIKTNLLFFTKGQKTTDIWYFEHPYPPGVKSYNKTKPIRIEEFDLEKQWWENREETPYAWKVSAEQVKASNYNLDIKNPYTKKQDNGDPEKLLAEYKQMLADIADTRNNLKQELMACLGRAS; translated from the coding sequence ATGAACATCAGCACCACCATTAAAGCCATACAAGATATCATGCGAAAAGACGTGGGCGTTGACGGCGACGCACAGCGGATCAGCCAGATGGTCTGGATGATTTTTTTAAAAATATTTGATGACCGGGAACAGGAGCTGGAAGTCCTGGATGACAATTACCAAAGCCCCATCCCAGCCCACCTCCGCTGGCGGAACTGGGCCCATGATCCGGAAGGCATGACCGGCGAAGAATTGGAGGAGTTTGTCAACAACCAGCTCTTTCCCGGGTTAAAGGAAATCGCCGTATCATCGGAGACGGACCGGAAGGCCCTCCTGATCCGGGATATTTTTCAAGGGGCCTACAATTACATGAAATCCGGCACCCTGATGCGGCAGGTGATCAACAAATTAAATGAGATCGACTTCAACCGCTCAGAGGACCGGCACCTGTTCGGCGATATTTACGAGCAGATTTTAAAAGATCTCCAAAGCGCGGGCAATGCCGGCGAATACTATACACCGCGGGCGGTCACCCAGTTTATGGTGGATATGACTGACCCCAAACTCGGTAAAACCGTATTGGACCCGGCCTGCGGCACCGGCGGGTTTCTCACCTGCGCCATCGAACATATGCGGAAACACGATGTCAGCACCGTGGATGATGAAATCCGGCTGCAGAATTCCATTTACGGGGTTGAAAAAAAACCCCTGCCGCACCTGTTGTGCACCACCAACATGCTGCTTCACGGCATTGATGTGCCGGTGCAGATCCGGCATGATAACACCCTGGCCCGGCCGCTAAAGGATTATTCAAAAAAGGAGCGGGTCGATGTGGTGGTCACCAATCCGCCCTTCGGCGGCATGGAGGAAGACGGGATTGAAGCCAACTTCCCCAAAAAATTCCAGACCCGGGAAACAGCGGATCTTTTCCTGGTGTTGCTCATGCATCTTTTAAAAGAGGGCGGCCGGGCCGGCATCGTCCTGCCGGACGGCACCCTTTTCGGTGAAGGCGTGAAAACCCGGATCAAGGAAAAGCTCCTCTCCGAATGCAACCTCCACACCATTGTCCGGCTGCCAAACGGCGTGTTCAACCCCTATACCGGCATCAAGACCAACCTGCTGTTTTTTACCAAGGGCCAAAAGACAACCGATATCTGGTATTTCGAGCACCCCTATCCGCCGGGTGTTAAATCCTACAACAAGACCAAACCGATCCGGATTGAGGAGTTCGACCTTGAAAAACAGTGGTGGGAAAACCGGGAGGAAACTCCATACGCCTGGAAGGTCTCAGCCGAGCAGGTAAAGGCCAGCAATTACAACCTGGACATCAAAAACCCTTATACAAAAAAACAAGACAACGGCGACCCGGAAAAACTGCTGGCCGAGTATAAACAGATGCTCGCCGATATTGCCGATACCCGAAACAATCTGAAACAAGAACTCATGGCCTGCCTGGGGAGGGCGTCCTGA
- a CDS encoding HNH endonuclease: protein MKHSALDKFSLKLIRLRTDKNRKKWSFQTCHQAPHKPFLLLAIMDHFAQGLITENFIEPVFELVDTFNHYWQSIMPVGTKGNMAYPFPRLQNDGILQLIPNPEFNGRINIESISSMKKLRQLCIGARLDDELFFLLSQPPSREQLRAAIINHYFSEAIRPAVLECGEVNIKSYEYSQELLKVSEEQSSFKTEDEITRNIKIRDQGFRKAIVRLYEHRCALCGIRMLTPEGHTVVEAAHIKPWSESHDDRPTNGMSLCRLCHWSFDEGLMSVGSDYEVLVSKRVATENNYPGHIFTLSDRVIFKPEGQAFWPGQKNLAYHRNNIFMAQ from the coding sequence ATGAAACATTCTGCACTTGATAAATTCAGCTTGAAACTAATCCGCCTGCGGACCGATAAAAACCGCAAGAAATGGTCTTTCCAAACCTGCCATCAGGCGCCGCACAAGCCGTTTCTCCTGCTTGCAATTATGGATCACTTTGCTCAGGGTTTGATTACAGAAAATTTTATTGAGCCCGTTTTTGAGCTTGTGGATACATTTAATCATTACTGGCAGTCCATCATGCCGGTCGGCACCAAAGGCAATATGGCCTATCCCTTTCCCAGGCTTCAGAATGACGGAATTCTTCAACTGATTCCCAACCCTGAATTTAACGGCAGAATCAATATTGAATCCATCTCCTCCATGAAAAAGCTCCGTCAACTCTGCATTGGGGCAAGGCTGGATGATGAGCTGTTCTTTCTCTTGAGTCAGCCACCCTCGAGAGAACAGCTAAGGGCGGCAATCATCAATCATTATTTCTCAGAAGCAATTCGGCCGGCAGTTTTAGAATGCGGCGAAGTAAATATTAAATCCTATGAATACAGCCAGGAACTTTTAAAGGTTTCTGAAGAGCAAAGTTCATTCAAAACCGAGGATGAAATTACCCGGAACATAAAAATCCGGGATCAAGGATTTAGAAAGGCCATTGTCAGGCTGTATGAACATCGGTGCGCTCTATGCGGCATCCGGATGCTCACCCCCGAAGGCCACACCGTGGTCGAGGCGGCCCACATTAAACCATGGAGCGAATCCCATGATGACCGCCCGACAAACGGCATGTCCCTATGCCGCCTCTGCCATTGGTCGTTTGATGAGGGCCTGATGAGTGTGGGCAGCGATTACGAGGTGCTGGTTTCAAAGCGGGTGGCCACTGAAAATAATTATCCCGGCCACATATTTACATTATCTGACAGGGTCATTTTTAAACCGGAAGGCCAAGCATTCTGGCCGGGTCAGAAGAATTTGGCATATCACCGGAATAATATTTTTATGGCCCAATGA
- a CDS encoding extracellular solute-binding protein, whose amino-acid sequence MQTKTKTAAVCVLLLAMAGLAGLIMFGSGPQAADSEPKIILAHDKGNLPGFQRNFELQGEEAKQAINLGFTPMAYPSTDLYIQQMHASLPTRNAPALFTWWTTYRVKKLVEQDLVADLTHLWDKHADDYPRAIREAHTLNGRVYGFPYSIEYWPVWYNKPLFDRLNIRQPETWEDFIRACQVLKANGIPPILSSLQFEWYAFVWFQALVIGENPDFYKKLCRGQAGYSDAPALKAMLLWQDMIKQGYFTDPSAHMFSNAGHLWNNEKFGMVLCGTWYYSTVLLEQGVDPENIGVFILPSHNPEAGKNIVMESGPIFTAKNAGQRAAAEKIADWWMGPEGNTPFSETFQSYSANNRADTSHLHPVKQQLLTTIRGADYRIFNRYWEAAPTPIVDKAVELFARFILNPDEMEAVIQELTAEADTYWTEHADRMGH is encoded by the coding sequence ATGCAGACAAAAACCAAAACCGCAGCTGTCTGTGTGCTGCTGCTTGCCATGGCCGGTCTGGCCGGCCTGATTATGTTTGGTTCAGGGCCGCAAGCGGCGGATTCTGAGCCGAAAATTATACTGGCCCATGACAAGGGCAATCTGCCCGGCTTTCAGCGGAACTTTGAACTCCAGGGGGAAGAGGCAAAACAGGCCATTAACCTGGGCTTTACGCCAATGGCCTACCCCAGCACGGATCTCTACATCCAGCAGATGCATGCCTCACTTCCCACCCGGAACGCGCCGGCGCTTTTCACCTGGTGGACCACTTATCGGGTCAAAAAACTGGTGGAACAGGACCTGGTGGCGGACCTGACCCATCTCTGGGACAAACACGCGGACGATTATCCACGGGCCATCCGCGAGGCCCATACGCTAAACGGCCGGGTATACGGGTTTCCCTACAGCATTGAATACTGGCCGGTCTGGTATAACAAGCCGCTTTTTGATCGATTAAATATCAGGCAGCCAGAAACCTGGGAGGACTTTATCCGCGCCTGCCAGGTATTAAAAGCCAACGGCATCCCGCCCATCCTCTCCTCCCTGCAGTTTGAATGGTATGCCTTTGTATGGTTTCAAGCGCTGGTAATCGGCGAGAACCCGGATTTTTACAAAAAATTGTGCCGCGGGCAGGCCGGGTATTCGGATGCGCCGGCCCTAAAAGCCATGCTGCTCTGGCAGGACATGATCAAGCAGGGATATTTTACCGACCCCTCCGCCCATATGTTTTCCAATGCCGGCCATTTATGGAACAATGAGAAATTCGGGATGGTGCTTTGCGGCACCTGGTACTATTCCACGGTCCTGCTGGAGCAGGGCGTTGATCCGGAAAATATCGGGGTCTTCATTCTCCCCTCCCACAACCCGGAGGCCGGCAAGAATATTGTGATGGAATCCGGACCGATTTTTACAGCTAAAAACGCCGGGCAACGCGCAGCGGCGGAAAAAATCGCCGACTGGTGGATGGGGCCGGAGGGAAACACCCCTTTTTCTGAAACATTCCAATCCTATTCAGCCAACAATCGCGCGGATACAAGCCATCTTCATCCGGTCAAGCAGCAACTGCTCACCACCATTCGGGGGGCAGACTACCGGATTTTCAATCGATACTGGGAGGCCGCGCCAACGCCCATCGTGGATAAAGCGGTGGAGCTTTTTGCCCGGTTTATTTTAAATCCGGATGAAATGGAGGCGGTCATCCAGGAGCTGACAGCGGAAGCGGATACTTACTGGACCGAGCATGCGGATAGAATGGGCCATTAA
- a CDS encoding class I SAM-dependent methyltransferase — translation MRGGDNNFPFTPLPPKRERDWVRGDISQKPKPALTQNPMPDFYQTNYKTYDQRTFTIDPSPFLNPVLEAIPSGASILDIGCASGRDLVWFKNKGFTVTGFEKSPGLAALARKNARCDVIEGDFETYDFSILSFDAVLSSGAFVHVPHARLPEVIKSISLALVQKGYFYISLKKGEGTKTDDTGRTFYLWQDADLRQIFDRTGFAVLNYQTSESVMNSRDVWLGYVLRLNR, via the coding sequence ATGAGGGGTGGCGACAACAACTTTCCCTTTACCCCTCTCCCGCCAAAGCGGGAGAGGGATTGGGTGAGGGGGGACATCAGCCAAAAACCAAAACCTGCGCTCACACAAAACCCCATGCCCGACTTCTATCAGACAAACTACAAAACCTATGACCAGCGCACCTTCACCATCGATCCCTCACCATTCCTGAATCCAGTCCTCGAAGCCATTCCTTCCGGCGCCTCCATCCTGGATATCGGCTGCGCCTCCGGCCGCGACCTCGTATGGTTTAAAAACAAGGGCTTCACCGTCACCGGATTTGAAAAATCCCCCGGCCTTGCCGCCCTGGCCCGCAAAAATGCCCGGTGCGACGTTATAGAAGGCGATTTTGAAACCTATGATTTCTCCATTCTATCATTTGACGCGGTCCTTTCCTCCGGCGCCTTTGTGCATGTGCCGCACGCCCGGCTGCCCGAGGTAATCAAAAGCATCAGCTTGGCGCTGGTTCAAAAGGGCTATTTCTACATATCGCTCAAAAAAGGCGAGGGCACCAAAACCGATGATACCGGCAGAACCTTCTACCTGTGGCAGGATGCGGACTTAAGACAAATCTTTGACCGCACAGGCTTTGCGGTGCTAAACTATCAAACCAGTGAATCGGTCATGAATTCAAGGGATGTGTGGCTGGGGTATGTACTGCGGTTGAATAGATAG